The proteins below come from a single Hydrogenophaga sp. PBL-H3 genomic window:
- a CDS encoding conjugal transfer protein TraI: protein MKRVSVVLLFAAALAGCATNARPPVVPSLEGKPRVQINKQVPPAAAPVNQREGE, encoded by the coding sequence ATGAAACGGGTATCTGTCGTTCTTCTGTTCGCCGCCGCCCTCGCGGGCTGCGCCACGAACGCGCGTCCTCCGGTCGTGCCTTCGCTCGAAGGCAAGCCGCGAGTCCAGATCAACAAGCAGGTGCCGCCCGCAGCGGCTCCAGTCAATCA
- a CDS encoding EexN family lipoprotein yields MKKNVVMMLAAVAALALAGCKEDKPQEVVQTVEWFKEHKAEREAQLAKCKSNPGELAATPNCVNASRADSSSTWSARGGAIKVAPLSAPSSAAPAKTEGNNK; encoded by the coding sequence ATGAAGAAAAACGTAGTGATGATGCTTGCAGCAGTCGCGGCCCTGGCCCTGGCCGGCTGCAAGGAAGACAAGCCGCAGGAGGTCGTGCAAACGGTCGAGTGGTTCAAGGAGCACAAGGCCGAGCGCGAAGCGCAGCTCGCCAAGTGCAAGTCGAACCCTGGCGAGCTGGCCGCAACGCCCAACTGCGTCAACGCCAGCCGCGCCGATTCGTCTTCGACCTGGAGCGCACGCGGCGGGGCGATCAAGGTAGCGCCTCTTTCCGCTCCGTCTTCGGCCGCTCCGGCCAAGACCGAGGGCAACAACAAATAG
- the virB5 gene encoding P-type DNA transfer protein VirB5: protein MKMKALVAALAITMAGAASAQIPVTDGASIANSIQQQIETMAKWKMQYDQMVSQIDQMKQQYQSLTGSRGLGNILNNPALRDYLPSDWQGVYDSVKTGGYAGLSGRAASIYSQSKIFDSCAHITVSDQKKLCEARAVKSAQDQAFALDAYDKAKSRLNQIDSLMAKINDTPDPKAIAELQGRIAAEQAMIQNEQTKLQLYAMVAQAEDKIQQQQQRELQARTWAARKGIQATPITFGTP from the coding sequence ATGAAGATGAAGGCTCTTGTCGCTGCGCTCGCCATCACGATGGCGGGCGCGGCCAGCGCGCAAATCCCGGTAACGGATGGCGCTTCCATCGCCAACAGCATCCAGCAACAAATCGAGACGATGGCGAAGTGGAAGATGCAATATGACCAAATGGTTAGCCAAATCGACCAGATGAAACAGCAGTACCAGTCCCTGACTGGCTCTCGCGGCCTGGGCAATATCCTGAACAACCCGGCGCTGCGCGATTACCTGCCGAGTGACTGGCAAGGCGTCTATGACTCGGTGAAAACGGGCGGCTATGCCGGCCTGAGCGGCCGGGCGGCCTCGATCTACTCGCAGTCGAAGATTTTCGACTCGTGCGCGCACATCACGGTCAGCGACCAGAAGAAGCTGTGCGAGGCGCGGGCCGTGAAGTCGGCCCAGGATCAGGCTTTCGCCCTGGATGCCTACGACAAGGCGAAGTCGCGGCTCAACCAGATTGACAGCCTCATGGCGAAGATCAACGACACGCCCGACCCGAAGGCCATCGCCGAGCTGCAAGGCCGGATCGCCGCCGAACAGGCAATGATCCAGAACGAGCAAACGAAGCTCCAGCTTTACGCGATGGTGGCCCAGGCCGAGGACAAGATTCAGCAGCAGCAGCAGCGTGAATTGCAGGCCCGCACCTGGGCGGCCCGCAAGGGCATTCAGGCAACGCCGATCACGTTCGGCACGCCGTAA
- a CDS encoding type IV secretion system protein, giving the protein MDPMVFQFIGETVQNATNAFVTPAATNLMYALQMIAITGVTLYIVLTGYAISTGAIESPFWTFVKQCVKIVIIAAFALTVDGYANGVMGALNGLETGLADAMNTSGGPPAANIYQVLDQSLGKGLEIVAQCFQKADEAGWNFGAVLGWAIAGVVVALGTVLVSMLGGAVVIVAKFSLAIVFALGPLFILALMFPATAKFFDSWFGQAMNYILTIVIMAIIMTFAMRAYDAFIAGADFSGSGDSNPMFAALQIGALTGVLVWIILQAGGIASGLAGGVSMAAMGIRHLAMPVTGGLRGAKGVGNMVNPMTTRRDMQSGMMVTARRANHLVAGNTMWNPAYRQHVMQNMGKNWGRASGGTVKQ; this is encoded by the coding sequence ATGGACCCGATGGTTTTTCAGTTCATCGGCGAGACAGTGCAGAACGCTACCAATGCGTTCGTGACACCGGCCGCCACGAACTTGATGTACGCGCTGCAAATGATCGCCATCACTGGCGTGACGCTCTACATCGTGCTGACCGGCTACGCCATCAGCACGGGCGCGATTGAGTCGCCGTTTTGGACGTTCGTCAAGCAGTGCGTGAAGATCGTCATCATCGCGGCCTTTGCGCTCACGGTGGACGGATACGCCAACGGGGTGATGGGCGCGCTCAACGGCCTGGAAACGGGCTTGGCTGACGCGATGAACACGTCGGGCGGGCCGCCCGCCGCGAACATCTATCAGGTGCTCGACCAGTCCCTGGGCAAAGGGCTGGAAATCGTCGCGCAGTGCTTCCAGAAGGCCGACGAGGCCGGCTGGAACTTCGGCGCTGTGCTCGGCTGGGCCATTGCCGGCGTGGTCGTGGCGCTCGGCACCGTCCTGGTGTCGATGCTCGGCGGCGCGGTGGTCATCGTCGCCAAGTTCTCGCTGGCGATTGTGTTCGCCCTGGGGCCGCTGTTCATCCTGGCCTTGATGTTCCCGGCCACGGCGAAGTTCTTCGATTCCTGGTTTGGGCAGGCGATGAACTACATCCTGACCATCGTCATCATGGCAATCATCATGACGTTTGCCATGCGGGCATACGACGCCTTCATCGCGGGCGCGGACTTCTCCGGTAGCGGCGACTCGAACCCGATGTTCGCGGCGCTGCAAATCGGCGCGCTGACGGGCGTCCTGGTGTGGATCATCTTGCAGGCAGGCGGCATAGCCTCCGGCCTTGCCGGTGGCGTCTCGATGGCAGCGATGGGCATTCGCCATTTGGCGATGCCCGTCACGGGTGGTCTGCGTGGTGCGAAGGGCGTCGGCAACATGGTGAACCCGATGACGACGCGCCGCGATATGCAGTCCGGGATGATGGTCACGGCTCGCCGGGCCAACCATCTGGTGGCCGGCAACACGATGTGGAACCCGGCCTATCGCCAGCATGTGATGCAGAACATGGGCAAGAACTGGGGCCGCGCCTCGGGCGGCACGGTGAAGCAGTAA